A window of Cytobacillus sp. FSL H8-0458 genomic DNA:
TTGTATGCCTTTTCAACATCGTCAACAGCTAAAGCTATATCTTTTACACCGTCTCCATGCTTTTTAATGAAATTTGATACTCTGGAACTGTCATTTAACGTTCCTGTGATCACCAGGCGAATCTTTCTCTGCTGAAGAACATAAGACACTGTTTCTCTATTGCCGGTTTCCAGGCCGGAATAAGCAACTGGCTTAAAGCCGAAAGCTGTGCAGAAATAATGGCAGGACTGTTTTGCATTGCCTGAGTAGATTTCTAAATAATCTACCTCCTTCACAGGAAAGAAATCGGCTATCTTTTGTTCATTTAACAATTTTTCATCTTGCATGCTAACCCCTCCGTTTTTAATATTAATAATATTTTGAATTTATCATATAGGAAACTTGTAAAGCTTCTCAAGAGTTCAAGTTAAAGCTATAATGCACTTCTGCATTAAAGGAATTTACACTCTTACTTTTTGCGTTTTTTTGCTTTGTGGCGGTATGTGAACAGCCCTATTTCTTAAAGCTTCCACAGCTTCAAGCAAGCCTTCATTTACACTTGGATGCGGGTAGTTAGGGAAAATTAAATCCTCTTCCCTTGCTCCCATTTCCAATGCAGTAATTCCGGCTGAAATTAGTTCTATTGCTCCGGAGCCTACCATGTGGATCCCCAGAAGAACTTGTTTTTCCCTGCAGCTGATCACTTTAATAAATCCGTCTTTTTTTCCGCACAATGTGCTGAATCCGTTGGCAGATAATGGCGATACACCAATTTCAATATCATAGCCCATGTTAATGGCTTCCTGTTCCGTTAAGCCGGCACTCGCAATAGGAGGCTGTGTATGTGCAGCAATCGGAATGAAGTGGAAATCTGATTCCGATTTAATTCCCGCAATTGCTTCAGCGGCTGTTTTTCCTTGTTTAATTGCTTTTACAGCAAGTGCAGGACCTTCTGTTACATCACCGACTGCGAAAATATGTTTCTGTGTTGTCCGGCTTTCTGCGTCAACCCTTATAAATCCTGCTTCACATTGCTCCACCCCTATACGGGAAAGCCCCAGCTGGTCAGTGTTTGGTCTAATGGAAGATGAAACAAATAAATGTGTGCCAGAAATGGTTTCTCGTTTTCCTTTACACTCAAAAGTGACAGTTAACATTCCTTCATTATGCTGCAGTTCCAATACATCCGAATTTCTAAAAATATCTATTTTTTTCTTTTTTAATATCCTCTTCAGTTCCCGGCAAATGGATTGATCAAAATCAAAATCCTCTTTTCCATCTTCGAGGATGAGAGTCACATTAGATCCCAAAGTCTGATAGGCCATACCTATTTCGAGGGCAATGTAATCACTGCCATAGATTAATAGTTTATCGGGTACTTCACTCAAATTTGAAATGGAATGCTGATCGAATACTAATTCACTTATCTCTCTGAACCAAAGTGGTTTTTCCGGTCTGCCGCCGGTCGCAATGATGGCATTTTGAAATCGGAAAACGTCAAATTGGTCTCCTTTTTCGATCCCAATCTTATCCTCTGACAGAAAAAAGGCTGAACCTTTAAGAACTTCTATTTTATTAGCTTGACAGAGGGCTTCAATTCCTGCCCGGAGCTGCTTAATTTTCTTCTGCTTGTATTCCTGGAGCTTGTTTAAGTTTAATGAAATATTTCCTCCTTCAAGCCCCCAATTTTCCCCTTCCTGGAAGGAAGTGAATTTTTCAGAAGACTGTGTGAGAATCTTGGAAGGTATGCAGCCTTTATTTAAACAGATCCCGCCAAGCTGATCCTGTTCAACTAATGTAACATTTCGCCCCAGCTGTGCAGCGCGGATTGCGGCATGATAGCCCCCGGGGCCGCCGCCGATTACGATGACATCACGCTCATGTGCCAGTTCTCCAACTACCATTTATACCATCTCCAGAACAAGCATTTTCGGATTTTTAATCAATTCAGCAAAGCGGTTTGTAAAGCGTACAGCTGTCGCCCCGTCTGCAACTCTATGATCAAAAGACATTGATATATTCATCATTGACCGAATGACAATCTGGTCATCATCGGTCACAACAGGCATCTTTTTTGTTTTATGGAAAGATACCAAAGCTGTTTGCGGATGCTGGATAATCGGAGTTGCTCCAAAGCTTCCGCCAAGAGGCCCCACATTACTGATTGTGAATGTCCCGCCAGATATTTCTTTAACAGAAAGCTTATTTTCCAATGCTTTTTCCGTAAGCTTTTTCATTTCTGCATGAATGTCTCTGATTGTTTTATTTTCAACATGCTTGATGACCGGAACGATTAGGCCTTCGTCCGTATCAACCGCAATACCGATATGATGTTCACCTGCCAAATGTATTTCTTCCTTTTCTTCATGCAGTACAGCGTTGAACACAGGAAATTCTTTCAGGCAAATTGACAAAGCCTTCAGGAAAAAGGCTGTAGCAGACAAGTTTTGGTTTAGAAGCTTAAGTTCTTTTCTGAAAGTAATCAGCTCGGTTACATCAATCTCTTCAAAATGGGTACAATGGGGAATGGTAAAAAGTGATTGTGCCATTTTCCTGGCAATCTGCTTCCGTCTGCCCCTAAAAGGAATGATTTCTTTCTCAGCAGAGAGGCTTTTTATATTTTCCTTCAAAGCTGCTTGTTCCTGTTCATCATGGGCCGGCTTCGTCTGAAGGGAAGCTATGTATTGATAGATATCTTCATCTAAAATACGGCCAGCAGGACCTGTTCCCGTGATTTTCTCAATATCAATGTCATTATCGCGCGCTATTTTTCTTGTGAAAGGAGAAGCAAGAACCCGTTTTCCTTTGAATGCCACAAAAGATTGCTTTTGCTTCTGCGGCGGCTGTGAGTAATCAGGAATTGAAACGGCTTTCTCTTTATCAGCGCCTTCCTCACCAGCCGTCTCTAAAATTAAAATGGTCGAACCCACTTTAACCGTATCGCCAGGCTGCACTGTAAATTCCTTAATAATGCCTGCCTTCGGGGCAGGTATTTCAGCAGTCATCTTATCAGTCTGTACTTCAACAAGCGGATCGTCTGCTTTCACTGCATCCCCCGGCTTGACTAAAAAGCAATTAATATCAGCTTCCGTCATTCCCTCTCCAATATCGTGCAGTTTCACCTCCACGGCTTCCCCTCCTAAAACTTCATAACTTTTTCTATTGCCTGCTTAATCCTTGCCGGAGTTGGCAGGTAATGATCCTCAAAACCGAAATATGGAACTGGTGCATCAAATCCAGTAACCCGTTCTGCTGGTGCTTTCTGATATAAAAAGGATGTATCATTAATGATGGCAAGCACATCATTTCCGACTCCGCCGGTGGCATGGGCTTCATGGACAATAACCGTTCTCCCTGTTTTTTGGACAGATTCTGCAATCATGTCTTTATCCAGCGGGAATAGGGTTCTTAAATCAATTACATCACAATGTACATTATTTTCTTTCATCTGCTTTGCCGCTTTCATAGCTTCTGGCACCATGGCTCCCCACGTAATGACCGTTACATCGTCCCCATTCATGAGTTTTTTGCCTTTTCCTATTTCAACTGTATACTTCCCTTCAGGGACTTCCTCTCTGGCCGAACGATAGCAGCGCATCGGCTCAAGAAACAGAACCGGATCCGGGTCCTCAATAGCCGAAATCAGCAGTCCTTTGGCGTCATAAGGACTGGATGGACAGACGACCTTGATGCCGGGCATATGAGTAAAAATCGCTTCTGTTGAATCACAGTGAATTTCCGGAGCCCTTACTCCCGCACCATATGGAGCCCTTATTACCATCGGAACAGTAAAATGTCCCATTGTCCGCATCCGGAGCCTTGTAGCATGGGTCATGATTTGTTCATATGCGGGATAGATAAAGCCGAGGAACTGAATTTCGATCACCGGCAAAAATCCATTAACAGCCATTCCAATCCCCGCTCCGACAAAGCCGGCTTCACTTAAAGGCGTATCGATAACACGGCCTTCGCCATACTTAGCCTGAAGACCCTCAGTTGCACGGAAAACTCCGCCGTTCCTGCCGATATCCTCGCCCAGCAGCAAAATCTCTTCCTTTTCATTCAGCATGGTATCTAAAGCATCCGTAATGGCTTGCACTAATGTCATAGTTTTTGCTCCAACTGCTGTTTTCATTAACTGCCGCCTCCAATCAGCTTCAGATACTCTTCTTTTTGCTGCTTGATTTGCCATGTAGGCTCAGCAAAGACATAGTCAAAAATTACTGCAGGATCTGCAGGAGGAAAATTTTCCATTTCAGCTACAGCTTTATCTATTTCAGCTGCTGCTTCCTCTTCTATTGCCCTTTGCCATTTCTCATCAAATATTCCTTCATTTTTCAGCCAGCGCTCCAGCCTTAAAATAGGGTCAGTCTCCTGTCTTCTGCTATTGCTTTCCGATTGATCACGGTATTTGGATGGGTCATCTGCTGTAGTGTGTGCACCATATCTCCATGTCACAGCTTCAATTAATGTCGGCCCTTCACCTTTACGGGCCCGCTCTAAGGCTTTCAGTGTTTCAAAATAAACCATGAAAACATCATTCCCATCGATCCTGACTCCCGGAATATCATATGCCAGGGCTTTCTGGGCAATCGTTTTTGTATTCATCTGCTTCTCAAACGGAACAGAAATGGCGTATTGATTGTTCTGATTAAAAAAGACAACCGGAGCTTTAAATACGCTGGCGAAATTTAATCCTTCATGGAAATCTCCCTCTGAGGTGGCACCATCACCAAAATAAGCAATAGCAGCATTGGCAGTGCCTTTTTTCCTTTCTGCGAACGCAGCTCCTGCTGCATGAGGGATTTGTGTCGCAATCGGGATGCCTGGAGGGAAAATTTTCTTTCCGTCAGGCGGCACACACCCTTCATTTCTTCCGTTCCAAAACAACAGGATGTTTCGCAGTGAGTGGCCAAAGGTCATAGCCGCTCCGTGGTCGCGATAGGTAGGAAACATCCAATCGTTCTCCCCCAGCGCAACAGCAGTTCCGACCTGGGAAGCCTCCTGTCCTTCATAAGGAGCATAAGTGCCTATCCTGCCCTGCCGCTGAAGTGAAATAGCTTTGCGGTCAAAAGTACGGATTCTAACCATATGTCTATAAAACTCTTTTACAAGCTTATCAGTTACTTTTTCTTTATCTTCGAAATTGATGATCGTTCCATTTTCGTCCATTATTCGCCTGATCGGAAAGTGATTTTCCATCTTCTCACCCTTTGGCTGGTAAATTATTTTAAGAACTTTTATACTGTACAAATATTGTTATCCAAGCAAAAAAATTAGGTTCTTACTGCCCACTTCGGGCGTTTCATATGGGAGAAAAAGCTGTTTCTGCGTGTGCGTGCTTCAATGCGGCTCTCGCAGAATTGGTTGGATGCTTCAACTGTTGTAATTCCATTTGCTTCAGCATGTTCGTAGATGTTCAGAAGAGAGTTATAAATAGCTTTCGTTTTGCGGAGTACCCTTTCTTTATTAGGTGTATATAATTCATCTGCAACCTGGATTAATCCCCCTGCATTTACAATATAATCGGGAGCGTATAAAATACCCTTATCTTTTAGGATTTGGCCATGGCGCATATCCATTAGCTGGTTATTGGCAGAGCCGACAATTGCTTTTACTTTAAGCAGGTCGATTGTGTCATCATTAATGATGCCGCCCATTGCACAAGGAACAAAAAAGTCTGCCTCGGCCTCATATATCTCATTGCTGGATAAAACCTTCACACCGGCTCCAATTTCTTTCGCCTTGCTGAGGAGCTGGTCGATTGCCTGCTGGCTGATATCTGTCACAAATAAATCTGCCCCTTCCTCCAGCAGCCTTTCTGCGACTTTAAATCCCACTTTGCCAAGTCCCTGAATGGCATAACTCTTGCCTGAAAGGTCGTCTGTTCCGCTCAGTGCTTTATTTGTTGCCTGGAGGCCGTAAATAACACCCTGCGCTGTTGGTACAGAAGAATCGCCGCTTCCCCCATAAACCTCATCAACCCCCACAATGCAATTCGTTTCCTTTAGTGCATGAACGAAATCCTCTGTAGAAGTACCCATGTCTGTTCCTGTATAGAAGCGTCCATTCAATGATTCAACAAATTGGCCAAAAGCACGGAACAGCTCAGGTGTTTTATCTTTTAATGGATCCCCGATAATGACTGCCTTCCCGCCTCCGAAGTCACAATCACTAGCCGCACATTTATAGGTCATGCCTTTTGATAATCGGAGGACATCCTCAAGGGCATCATCAACGCTTTTATACGGAAACATGCGGCAGCCTCCCAATGCCGGCCCCAGCCTTGTGCTGTGGATAGCAATGATTGCCTTTAGTCCGGTGGATTCATCATTGCAGAAAACGACTTGTTCATGGTCTTTAATTTTTTGAAACATATCTGTCATTTCTTTCTCCCCTTTTTATATGATAGCGCTTACAATAGTATTAATATAAAATGCCTGTTTTGTTAAGGCACAGATACTTCTATTCTTTTAATCTTTCTTTAACATTTGTGCAATCCTGCTTTTCTTCAGAATCACCTGTTTGACTTCACCTTCGCCAGCCAGGATTTCTCCATTATGGACGGTTACATTTGAGTAAACTGAATTTCCTTCCAGCTTGGATAGGGTAGCTGTTATAACAATGGAGGATCCTTCAGGTGACGGAGATAAATGCCTGGCAGAAACAGCTCCACCCATCCCTTCTTCTTCCTCATCCAAATAGGGGGTGATCAGGAGTCGGGAGGCCCACTCCATGTGATAGATCATGGTTACAGTGGAATAGACAGGATGAATAACCTCTCCTTCAAATTGTGCGAACATTTCAGGTGAGACCACTGCACGGATAACTGCCTGGTTCCCAATTTGCAGCCCAGGTTTCATAACACCCCTCCCTTTTTGACTATAAATATGTATGACGTTTATTTAACGATATGATACCATTACGTTAAATGAATAGTCAATAAATTGTAAAAACTTTAAAAATTCTTTTGATTTGATCCATGTAAAAAGGATTAACCGGCAAATTGGCTAATCCTTTTTATTATTTTAAGAAAGCAGTGCACGATCACTTGCCATTTTTGTTCCGCGGATTCGCTGAAATTCATTCAACAGCTGTTCAATTGTCAGATGCTGTTTCTGTCCATCATCTACCTCAAGTATAATCTGGCCTTTATCCATCATAATCAGTCTGTTTCCTAAATCCAGCGCCTGCTGCATATTATGAGTGACCATTAAGGTTGTTAAATTGTACTTTTGAACAATTTCTTTTGTGAGTTTTGTAATAAGCTCTGCACGTGCCGGGTCGAGGGCAGCTGTATGTTCATCCAGCAAAAGAATGGAAGGCTCTGTGAAGGTTGCCATTAATAATGAAAGTGCCTGCCGTTCTCCTCCCGATAATAAACCGACCTTAGCATTTAAACGGTTTTCAAGGCCAAGATGAAGGCTTTCAAGAACTTCACGGAAATAGTCTCTGCGCTTTTTCGTCACACCTTTTCGTAATGTTCTTGTTTTATTCCTTGAAAACGCCATGGCAAGATTTTCTTCAATTGTCATGGACGGGGCAGTGCCAGCCATCGGATCCTGAAAAACCCTGCCTATAAGCTTTGCCCGGTTATATTCCGACATGCCTGTGACATTTTGACTGTCGATAAACACAGACCCAACATCAGGTATCATGACGCCCGAAATAATATTCATCAAAGTGGATTTCCCTGCCCCATTACTTCCGATGACTGTGACAAAGTCTCCCTCATTCAATGTTAGATTGATCGTATCAAGTGCAATCTTTTCATCTGGTGTCCCTTCATTGAAGACTTTATGAATCTGATTTAATTGCAGCACCAGTCTCACCCTTTCTGCCTGATGGCAATTCACTTATGTTCATGCTTCCTGCCAATCTTTTAGCTTTCCGTTTCTTCTCCTTCGTGCGGTCAATAATCTTCGGCATTATTAATGCAAGGATGACGATAGTTGCTGTAATCAGCTTCATATCACCTGGCTCAAGGAACTCTACCCTTAGCGCCATAGTAACCACGATACGATAGATAATTGCTCCGCCAATGACCGCTAAAGTCGTTCTGGCAATTGTTTTTGTTCCAAACAAGGCTTCACCGATAATAACTGAAGCCAGTCCGATAATAATCATTCCGATACCCATACCAACATCGGCGAATCCGCCCTGCTGGGCAATCAGTGCTCCTGAGAAAGCCACCATTGCATTGGAAAGGCCCAGCCCCAAAATCACCATCATGTTGGTATTGGCAGAAAGACTGCGGATCATCCTCTTGTTGTCACCAGTAGCCCTTAAAGCTAAACCAATCTCAGTCTGAAGAAAGCGATCTGTCAAAAATTTTATAGCCAATGTGACAACCAGCATAAAGAGAATAATGCCCCATGTTCTCGGGAGGCTGTCGCCCAGCCCTACCATGGACAAAATAGAATTGAAAAAAGAATCGATTCCTGTTTTATCCCAAAAATCTCTTACATGTGTAATGGCTGTTTCTGTGTTCAGGAGAGGAACATTTGATTTACCCATGATACGAAGATTTATCGAATACAGAGCAATCATCATCAAGATTCCTGATAACAGAGCATTAATTTTTCCAAAAGTATGAATAATACCCGTTAGGCAGCCGGCAATAAAACCAGCAAATAATGCAGTGACCGTAGCTAGAAAAGGATTAGCCCCGCTGACAATCATGGTTGCAGCTACAGCTGCTCCAGTCACAAAGCTTCCATCGACCGTTAAATCCGGAAAGTCCAGGACCCTGAACGAAAGATATACTCCAAGTGCCATAATTGCGTATATAATCCCTGACTCGAATGCACCGAATATCGCTGTAAACACTAAGAATCACACCCTTTATTTTGTTTTAGCTTAAAAAGCAGCCGGCCGGATATTTGCATTTCCAGCCGGCGGATTTTCCTACTCTTCATGGAACTCTGCGAAATCAGCCCATTCATCTTTTACTTCCAGTCCCTGTGCTTCAGCTGCTTTTTTATTGATGACCAGTTTCAGGCTTCCAGGAAGCTCAACCGGAATTTCAGAAGGCTTTTTGTTTCCTTTTAAGATCTCAGCTGCCATTTTGCCTGTCTGGTAACCAAGATCAAAGTAGTTGAATCCGCTGGCTGCTATAGCACCGCGTTTCATGGAATCAAGCTCACCAACGAATAAAGGAATCTTTTTGCTGTCAGCGACAGAGATAACCGATTCCAGAGCCGACACAACTGTATTATCCGTAGGGATATAGATGGCATCCACCCTTCCAACAAGGGAGTCGGCAGCCTGCTTTACTTCAGCAGAGGTTGAAACAGAGGCTTCTACAATCTTGGCTCCTTTTGGTTCTGCAAGATCTTTTACCTGTTTAACCTGAACCTCTGAATTTTGCTCTCCGGAATTGTAGATGATGCCAATATTTTTAACACCCGCTTCATCTATCATAAAATCAATCGTTTTAGAAGTTCCTTCCGGGTGGTTATCAGTAGTGCCTGTAATATTGTCTCCAGGCTGATCAAATGATTCAACAAGACCCGCTCCAACAGGGTCTGTAACAGATGTAAAAAGAATTGGAATATCTTTAGTCGCATTGAGAGCGCTAACGGCACTTGGAGTAGCATTTGCAAAAATCATATCCACTTTATCGCCGACAAAATTATTAGCGATTGTCTGTGTGTTGTTCATATCAGCCTGAGCATTTTGGAAATCAAATTTCACATTATCGCCTTCTTTAAATCCTTCATCCTCCAAAGCTTTTTTAAATCCCTCTGTTGCTGCATCCAAGGAAGGATGTTCGACAAATTGTGTGATGCCAATTGTGTACTGCTTCTTTTCATTACCTTGTGAAGAAGAACCACTGGATTTCTCCTGTCCGCAGCCGCTCAAAACAAGCATGCCTGCAGCCATTAGTAAAGAAAAAGCTTTCAACGATTTTTTCATTATATGACCCCCTATACAGCTTTATTAACTATCAGTTTGCTGATAGCTTACACCCTTATGTATACGCTTACATGTTGAAGTAAATAAATGGTTATTACCATTTATATGATATTTACTTTAGATATCGTAAATACAACGTTATATTATCACCCTGTGCCTAAGAGTGTCAATAATATTCTAAAAATTTGATATATTTTAATAAATCGTCTTAATAAAAAAGCAAGCAGGTGTTTGAAACCCTGCTTGCTAGTTTAATAGCTTCTTCGCCTTTTGAAGCTGAAGATCAGCATCCGCTATCATCTTATCCAAGAGCTCCTTTACGCTTGGAAGATCAGAAATCAGGCCAGCTATCTGACCGCCGTTCATAAAACCTTCGTCACCGTTTCCATTTATCGCTCCAATTTTATGATAGTCTTCAGAAGTGAGTTTATTAAACTCATCAATAGAAATCCCTTGTTTTTCGTAATCCAGTAATTTATTGGCATAACCGGTGGAAAGCACTCTTCGTATTCTTCCAACTGAACGCCCCACTATAAGTGTTTCATGATCGGATGCTTCAATAATTTTCTTTTTATACTGCGGATGAAATGGCGCCTCATTGGTTGCAATGAATCTGGTGCCCATTTGAACACCGCTCGCACCCAGGGCAAGCATGGCAGCAAGCCCCTTGCCATCGCCAATTCCTCCAGCTGCCACTACCGGGACTGAGACATTGCCTATTATTTGAGGGATTAATACGAGTGTAGTGGTTTCAAGAGCACTATTGATTCCAGCTGCCTCATACCCTTCTGCCGCAATGATATCAGCTCCTGCTGCCTCTGCTTTCAGCGCCTGTCTTACAGAAGCTGCCACTGTGATGACTTTCACCCCATTTTCATGAAGCTTAGGTATAAAAGGGGCAGGATTTCCTGCTGAAAGTGAAACTGCAGGAATCTTATGCTTAATGACAAGAGAAAGAATTTCTTTTACATATGGGGAGACACTTAGTGCAACGTTAACAGCAAATGGCTTATCTGTTAAAATTTTAGTTTCCTCAATTATTCTTTCAACATCCTCAGGAGGCATTGTTCCTGCTCCGATCGTGCCAAGCCCGCCGGCTTCCGAAACGGCCGCTGTTAAAATGGCATTGCTTATATTCCCCATGCCGCCCTGAATAATTGGATATTTAATATTTAATATGTCTGTTAATCTATTCAATAAAATTCCTCCTTCGTTAAAATAATGTTATACCAATTTCAATAGTTTGACAATTGGAGAAATACAAAAAAAGAGCCATCCTGCTTCCTATGCAGAAGGATGGCTCTTTTTTTACTCAACCATGTAAGGGTGATTTAATGCGTCATAATCAGCATCTCTATTTTTCAGTTCATTTCCTTCTTTAAAAACACTTTCAAAGAATCTGGATGCGGGTTCTGCCAGCTCTTTATAATATTCACTGAATAACGCAGCAGCATGACTGCCCAGCCATTTATCGGGAAGAAGCTCTTCAGGAAGTCCAGGATCCACAAACAGGAATTTCCGATATTCATGCACAAGCTTCGTTCTTTCTACGAAACATTCTGCATCAGTCATATTCCCTTTCAGAATCTTATTTTTATCAATGATATATTTCTGGCTGTATTGGGAAATAAATTCCTGGTATTTTTCATTGATTTCTGTCAGGTTCCAGCTTTTTTCAACAATTTCGATATTTTTATGCGGACCTGCATAACGGGCAATAAAGAAATCAACATAGTTGGCGATATCATATTTCTCAATCAAATCAAAAACTTGTTTCTCAAGATTATTAGCAGAGATCCAGCAGCTGCTGGACATGGATCCAAAACCGCTCCATACAAGTTCCTTCCGCAATTCATCCCTCACATTGCGTATTTCTTCCGGGATGGTATACATCAGGATGCGCCACTCGCCATCCCACTCCTCAGGCTTTAATTTAAAGATACGCTTAGCCGCTTCCTCAATCCTTTTCTGCCCTCTAGGAGTTAAGGAATAATAGCTTTTATTGCCGATCTTTTCTGCACTTACCCAGCCCTGCTTATTCATTCTTGAAATAGCGGCTCTGACAGACTGGTCATTGTGCCCAAATTCACTTAACAGCTTTATAAGACTGCCAATCCAAATTTTGCTGCCATAATGTGAAATATAATCACCGTAAAGTGTGAAAATCATAGATCTTGTATTCAACTTGCATTCATCCTCATTTCATCTTGTGGATTGAACGGAAAAATTTCGTTATATATTATTGTACTAAAATTAGGCAGTTTTGAAAATACTTTTTCGGCATACTAAATAATTACCTTCCTACTTAAACGCTAAAATCGTTAAGAGTTTTAAAAACCATAGAATATAGTGCCTCTATGGTCAGCGCTTAACAATTGTCGTTATTCCCTGCCCAACACCCACACACATCGTTGCCAGGCCGTATTTAGAATTCCTGCGCTTCATCTCATGTAATAGTGTTGTCAGGATTCGTGCGCCGCTCGCCCCAAGCGGATGGCCAAATGCAATCGCACCACCATTTACATTTACCCGTTCCGGATCCGCTCCCAGTTCTTTGATGCAGGCGAGGGATTGTGAAGCAAACGCTTCATTTAATTCAGTTAAGTCTATATCCCTCATGGCAAGTCCAGCCCTCTTCAAAGCTTTCTGTGTGGAATAAACAGGACCTGCTCCCATAATCGATGGCTCAAGTCCTGCTGCGGCGGAAACGATATATGTTCCCAGAGGCTCTACTCCCAGTTCACGGGCTTTTTCCTCAGACATCAGCAGCAATGCAGAGGCACCATCATTAACCCCTGAAGCATTGCCTGCCGTTACAGTTCCGCCCTGAAAAATGGGTTTTAAGCTTGAGAGCTTTTCATAAGTTGTTTCCGGACGTGGATGCTCATCATGTATAACCGTTATTTCTTTCCCTTTTTTATCCATATATGTAACAGGAATGATTTCATCTTCAAATAAGCCGGTTTCAATAGCTGATTTTGCTCTCTTCTGGCTTTCAAGAGCAAAACGGTCCTGCTCTTCCCGGGATATACCATATTTCTCTGCAACATTTTCTGCCGTCTTAGGCATGCTTTCGGCACCATACATATTCTCAAGCCTGCTGTTTGTAAATCGCCAGCCTATGGTTGTATCATACATTTCCATATTACCTCTTGGAAACTCGCTGCTTGGCTTTGCCATGACAAATGGTGCACGGGTCATACTTTCCGTGCCGCCGGCAATAAATATATCTCCTTCTCCTGCCAAAATAGCGCGTGCAGCATAATTAACCGCGTCTAAACCAGATCCGCAAA
This region includes:
- a CDS encoding thioesterase family protein, which produces MKPGLQIGNQAVIRAVVSPEMFAQFEGEVIHPVYSTVTMIYHMEWASRLLITPYLDEEEEGMGGAVSARHLSPSPEGSSIVITATLSKLEGNSVYSNVTVHNGEILAGEGEVKQVILKKSRIAQMLKKD
- the pdhA gene encoding pyruvate dehydrogenase (acetyl-transferring) E1 component subunit alpha, yielding MENHFPIRRIMDENGTIINFEDKEKVTDKLVKEFYRHMVRIRTFDRKAISLQRQGRIGTYAPYEGQEASQVGTAVALGENDWMFPTYRDHGAAMTFGHSLRNILLFWNGRNEGCVPPDGKKIFPPGIPIATQIPHAAGAAFAERKKGTANAAIAYFGDGATSEGDFHEGLNFASVFKAPVVFFNQNNQYAISVPFEKQMNTKTIAQKALAYDIPGVRIDGNDVFMVYFETLKALERARKGEGPTLIEAVTWRYGAHTTADDPSKYRDQSESNSRRQETDPILRLERWLKNEGIFDEKWQRAIEEEAAAEIDKAVAEMENFPPADPAVIFDYVFAEPTWQIKQQKEEYLKLIGGGS
- a CDS encoding alpha-ketoacid dehydrogenase subunit beta, whose amino-acid sequence is MKTAVGAKTMTLVQAITDALDTMLNEKEEILLLGEDIGRNGGVFRATEGLQAKYGEGRVIDTPLSEAGFVGAGIGMAVNGFLPVIEIQFLGFIYPAYEQIMTHATRLRMRTMGHFTVPMVIRAPYGAGVRAPEIHCDSTEAIFTHMPGIKVVCPSSPYDAKGLLISAIEDPDPVLFLEPMRCYRSAREEVPEGKYTVEIGKGKKLMNGDDVTVITWGAMVPEAMKAAKQMKENNVHCDVIDLRTLFPLDKDMIAESVQKTGRTVIVHEAHATGGVGNDVLAIINDTSFLYQKAPAERVTGFDAPVPYFGFEDHYLPTPARIKQAIEKVMKF
- a CDS encoding ABC transporter ATP-binding protein, producing the protein MLQLNQIHKVFNEGTPDEKIALDTINLTLNEGDFVTVIGSNGAGKSTLMNIISGVMIPDVGSVFIDSQNVTGMSEYNRAKLIGRVFQDPMAGTAPSMTIEENLAMAFSRNKTRTLRKGVTKKRRDYFREVLESLHLGLENRLNAKVGLLSGGERQALSLLMATFTEPSILLLDEHTAALDPARAELITKLTKEIVQKYNLTTLMVTHNMQQALDLGNRLIMMDKGQIILEVDDGQKQHLTIEQLLNEFQRIRGTKMASDRALLS
- the lpdA gene encoding dihydrolipoyl dehydrogenase, translated to MVVGELAHERDVIVIGGGPGGYHAAIRAAQLGRNVTLVEQDQLGGICLNKGCIPSKILTQSSEKFTSFQEGENWGLEGGNISLNLNKLQEYKQKKIKQLRAGIEALCQANKIEVLKGSAFFLSEDKIGIEKGDQFDVFRFQNAIIATGGRPEKPLWFREISELVFDQHSISNLSEVPDKLLIYGSDYIALEIGMAYQTLGSNVTLILEDGKEDFDFDQSICRELKRILKKKKIDIFRNSDVLELQHNEGMLTVTFECKGKRETISGTHLFVSSSIRPNTDQLGLSRIGVEQCEAGFIRVDAESRTTQKHIFAVGDVTEGPALAVKAIKQGKTAAEAIAGIKSESDFHFIPIAAHTQPPIASAGLTEQEAINMGYDIEIGVSPLSANGFSTLCGKKDGFIKVISCREKQVLLGIHMVGSGAIELISAGITALEMGAREEDLIFPNYPHPSVNEGLLEAVEALRNRAVHIPPQSKKTQKVRV
- a CDS encoding Leu/Phe/Val dehydrogenase, whose amino-acid sequence is MTDMFQKIKDHEQVVFCNDESTGLKAIIAIHSTRLGPALGGCRMFPYKSVDDALEDVLRLSKGMTYKCAASDCDFGGGKAVIIGDPLKDKTPELFRAFGQFVESLNGRFYTGTDMGTSTEDFVHALKETNCIVGVDEVYGGSGDSSVPTAQGVIYGLQATNKALSGTDDLSGKSYAIQGLGKVGFKVAERLLEEGADLFVTDISQQAIDQLLSKAKEIGAGVKVLSSNEIYEAEADFFVPCAMGGIINDDTIDLLKVKAIVGSANNQLMDMRHGQILKDKGILYAPDYIVNAGGLIQVADELYTPNKERVLRKTKAIYNSLLNIYEHAEANGITTVEASNQFCESRIEARTRRNSFFSHMKRPKWAVRT
- a CDS encoding dihydrolipoamide acetyltransferase family protein — translated: MEVKLHDIGEGMTEADINCFLVKPGDAVKADDPLVEVQTDKMTAEIPAPKAGIIKEFTVQPGDTVKVGSTILILETAGEEGADKEKAVSIPDYSQPPQKQKQSFVAFKGKRVLASPFTRKIARDNDIDIEKITGTGPAGRILDEDIYQYIASLQTKPAHDEQEQAALKENIKSLSAEKEIIPFRGRRKQIARKMAQSLFTIPHCTHFEEIDVTELITFRKELKLLNQNLSATAFFLKALSICLKEFPVFNAVLHEEKEEIHLAGEHHIGIAVDTDEGLIVPVIKHVENKTIRDIHAEMKKLTEKALENKLSVKEISGGTFTISNVGPLGGSFGATPIIQHPQTALVSFHKTKKMPVVTDDDQIVIRSMMNISMSFDHRVADGATAVRFTNRFAELIKNPKMLVLEMV